The Lujinxingia vulgaris DNA window GGCTCAGGGCGGCGCCGTACTTTCAAAAGGGAGACCTGTTATGGCCAAGAAAACCCCGCTGCAGATTGTCAAAGATGAGTTCGGTTCCAAAGCGGCGCTCGCTGAAAAGGTGATCGCGGTGCTCGATCGTCCCGAAGACGAGGAAGAAGCCCAGGCGTTTGAGCATGGCGTCAAGACCATGAGCAACACCAAGCTGCTTCGTCTGTGGAACGCCCACCAGCTTGTCAGCAGCAAGTTCGGCACCAAGGCCGAGCTGGTTGACGCCATCACCAAGGCGCGCTTCAAAGGCGGCAACGAAGACTACGCCCGCAAGCTGGGCACCTTCACCCTGCCCAAGCTTCTGGATGTGGCGCGTCAGCACAACCTGATCAAGATCAGCGAGCTTTCTCGCTAAAGCACCTGTGGCACCCGCCCGCGCTTCGTCCTGAAGCGCGGGCGTTTTTCTCTCTGGCGCACGCTCCTCTGCGTCCCTCCCTGCGAAATCCCCCCGCAACATAGTTGTGTTTGAGCCGCCAACAGACTACACTGTTGGGGCTTTATCGTGCGCCGGGCACGACGAGCTGAGCTGCGCGCAAACGATGGAATGCGGCGCGTTTAGGCAGGGTTACTCCCTCCTCGTAGCTCAGCGTTGTCGACTTGTCCAGCGCTCTCTCAGTCCCCCCAGCGCCGGTGGAATGTGCGTCCTCGCCATAGAGCCCAACGCTTGTACCCCGAACCCCTCGGGAGGCGCCAAACCCCGAGCGCTCCGCCCGCGCTCATTCCGTTTGAAGATGTGACATCGGCCTGGCGAGTTGGGCCCGTGCGCACTCCAGCGGCGAATCGGCATCGTACAGGGCCCCGGCCCCATCGCCTCGTTGAGCGATGGCGTCGTCAGTTGCAGGCCCTCGCCACACAGCCTCATTGGTAAGGAGAAGTCAAGGTGACCCCGTTTAAGGTTGGAGATAAGGCCGTCTACCCCGCACAGGGGGTGGCGGAGGTGGTGGGCATCGACACCAAAGAGATCATGGGCACGAGCCAGACCTTCTACGTGCTGCGCGTGATGGACTCGGACAAGCGCATCATGATCCCGGTCAATAACGTCAAAAACGTCGGGCTGCGCAGCGTGATGACCCCCTCGGAGCTTGATGAGGTCTACGACATTCTGCGCGAGCGCGACGTGGACCTGAACCAGCAGACCTGGAACCGGCGCTACCGCGCCTACCTGGAGAAGATCCAGACGGGCAGCCCCTACGAGATCGCCGCGGTGCTGCGCGATCTTAACCTGCTGAAGTTCCACAAGGCCCTGAGCTTTGGCGAGCGTAAGATGCTCGATAAGGCGCGGCGTTTGCTGGTGCAGGAGATGGCCGTGGCCAAAGACGCCTCCGAGGAGGCGGTGATGGAAGAACTCGAGCACATCTTCACGGCCTGATTTTTTCGCTCAGGAAAGCGCGTTGTGTGGCGTGAGTGCGACACAGCAGACGTTTTCGAAAGCACAAAAAAGCCGACGCCCCCCAGTTGGGAGCGTCGGCTTTTTTGTATCTGAATGCCTGCGCTAGCTTAGAGGCCGGCACCCAGGGTCAGGCAGATACCGATCTCTTCGTTTTCATCGCCGGAAGGAAAGCAGGGAGAGCCGTCGGCGCAGTCGTTGGCGTTGAGGCGGCAAATCTGCAGGCAGACACCGTCGGCGTTGGGAGTAAAGCCCGCTTCGGCGCAGACGAGCGCATCGCCGCCGCAGATGGCCGAAGATGTATCGCAGGCGTCATTGGCCGAGGTGTTGGCGTTGGGGCCCGGGTCCACACACACGCCGGTGTTGGGGCCGGCGGGCAGGCACACATCTTCGCCCTCGCAGTCCCCATAACCTCCGAAGGGCCGGCACGAGGCGCGGCAGATGCCCTGGACGCAGAGCCCGCCGTCGGCGCAGCTAAAGGGCTCGTCTTCGTCGCACTCTTCGCCAATCTCTTCATCGTCGCTGGTGGGGACGCAGAGGCCAAAGCCGCCGTCGTGCTCATAGGCCACGCAGGTCATGTCGTCGGTGGCGCAGCGAGCGCCCTGCTCGCAGTTGGAGAGGCAGACCCCGTTGGGCTGGCCTTCTTCGAGGTAGCAGTGGGTGTTGGGCGCCGGGCAGCTCGAGGAGGGATTGGAGCGATCGCCGTTGCAGATCCCCAGACAGGTCAGCTCGCCATTGCCCTCGAAGTTGGTGCAGATAAAGCCGTTGGCGACCTGGCCTTCAACCTCGCAGGGCTGGTCCTGGAAGTTGCAGACCTCGGGGTCGATGTCGATGCACTGGCATTCGTTGCAGATCTGGTCATCGCCGCAGCCGTCCTCACAGCAGGGGGCCTGCTCGCGCGGCAGGCACTCGCCGCGGTCTTCGGCGCAGAACTCGTTTTCGACGCAGTGCACGGGCACCCATGCGGTCTGACCGTCGGGGGCGGCGTCGCAGCGCAGCGCGGTCTGCTCATCGGCGCAGGCGCGATCACCTTCGTCGCAGGTGCCGGGGATGATGTCGGTGTCCGGCTCAAAGGAGTCCGGCAGATCCGAGTCCGGCGTATCGGCGTCAGGAAGATCGGTGTCCGGCGTATCTGCGTCGGGAAGATCGCTGTCGGGAAGATCGGCGTCGAGCGAGCTCATCGGGCGGCAGCGGCGCTGGGTGCACACCAGGCCTTCGACGCAGTCCTGGTCGAAGCGGCACTCCTGGCCGGGGAGTTGCTGGCGGGCTTCAAAGTCGATGCCGCAGCCGGAGAGCGCGAGCATCAGAAGCGAGATGGCGAGCAGCCAGAGAGAACGGGGGAGGTGGTTCATAAAAAAATCCAGAGAAGATGCGCGCGCAGGTCGCGAGAAACATCAGGGCGTTGAGGCAGGCGCGCGGCGGTCCGAGGGTATCGTTGAGGTTGTAGTACAGTGTGGGACGTGAAGCAAACAATCGCGCTCGCGGGGCGCTCGACGGGGGAAGAGCGGCGCTCTAGTCTGGGGGCGAAACGGATGAGGCTGGTGCCGGTGGCAAAAGGCGTCCCCCTTCAAGGGGTTTGCGAGGTTGCTGTGGTCTTTTTGTTTACACTCACGATCTTCTTGAGCGCGCTGCTGCTCTTTATGGTCCAGCCGATGGCGGGGAAGATGCTGCTGCCCTCGCTGGGAGGCACGCCCGGGGTGTGGAACACCTGCATGATGTTCTTTCAGGCGGTGTTGCTGCTGGGCTACCTCTGGGCGCACGGGGTCTCGCGTTTGCGGGCGCTGCCGCAACTTCTGCTGCACGCTCTGCTGCTGGTGGCAGCGCTTGTGGCGCTGCCGCTGAGCATGGACCGGATGGCGCTGAGCAGCCCGCTGTTGAACTCGCACCCTAACCTCTGGCTGCTGGCGGCGCTGGGGCTGGGCGCGGGGCTCCCCTTTCTGGCGCTCTCAACGACCTCACCCTTGATTCAGGCCTGGTTTGCCCGGCTGAATCACCGACGCTCCTCCGACCCTTATTTTCTGTATGCAGCGAGTAACGGAGGGAGTTTGCTGGCGCTGCTGGGCTATCCGCTGCTGGTGGAGCCGGTGTTCGGGGTGAGCGCGCAGGCGTCTCTGTGGAGTGGAAGTTTTGTGGTGCTGGTGATGCTGCTCCTGGTCTGCGGTGTGGTCACGCTCAAGGTGTCGCCGGGGTATCGGGCCGCGCCTGCGCCGGGGATTGAGGCCGCATCAAAACATGCAGTGGCTGCGCCGGCCGACGACGGGGCGACGCCCGAGGTGGACGCGCGCCAGAAGGTGCTGTGGACGCTTTATGCCTTTGTGCCCTCCAGCCTGATGCTGGGGGTGACGACCTACATCAGCACCGATGTGGCGGCCTTTCCGCTTCTGTGGGTGATCCCGCTGGCGATCTACACCGGCTCGTT harbors:
- a CDS encoding CarD family transcriptional regulator, with translation MTPFKVGDKAVYPAQGVAEVVGIDTKEIMGTSQTFYVLRVMDSDKRIMIPVNNVKNVGLRSVMTPSELDEVYDILRERDVDLNQQTWNRRYRAYLEKIQTGSPYEIAAVLRDLNLLKFHKALSFGERKMLDKARRLLVQEMAVAKDASEEAVMEELEHIFTA